A window of Thermococcus aggregans contains these coding sequences:
- a CDS encoding ABC transporter substrate-binding protein produces MKKQLATLLVIGVLVFAVVASGCIGGEETTTQTTSSPTQTTPSKTTSSPTQTQHTGPTYEVIETDKSVVLVGPEGAQMPASLPSGKKIIKVTYVVDEAKTLPIEEILKIGEGLINRAIFRNTTVDALIIAARRETNPEIRTEIFKALYILGNRLIPEIPIGQPKLVRVYWEWVKGRYYHPTLRNERYDLIWEDPNAPSVPIGIGDYKNDAQTYVIGTFGWPKSFDPAWTYETFGWEILHQIGNTLVTYWKEETEKVTPDLAVAWAHNEDGTEWYFVIRGGVVAYDPWNDKTYPIDATDVAFSIWRVQRLGYSASWMVSDFMDVSKSQALTETEFEEVIKSKKLIAEYNGKTVEVKSLQDLLNAFGYNGETAGVYKLVLKAPYAAILGILADPFLSVVPMEYLLGDKYEEALKASNNGKNPDAWEAYVEEGEQDPTHQLMHKKPVLTGPFYVKEYKENAYIVLERNPYYWDKSIKPGHERVIYITNDDAVSRLQLFQTGTVDHVEIPPERVNDVKELEFKGFKSVVDTSILDPSMQFVILNNHKEPFNNVKVRQALAYAVPYDQIAQVVYSGLLERNWGHIPKGWPGYTEYGIIKYEYNPAKTQQLLQEAGINPSDYKIEIIYNAGNAAREKIATLLQNVWSQLGFQVTVGAYEWPVFLSKVYKGEYDVCVLGWAPDYLDSDNWVGPRLYGKTEFSKIEVEVVEGS; encoded by the coding sequence ATGAAGAAGCAGTTAGCAACACTGTTAGTGATAGGCGTTTTAGTTTTTGCAGTAGTGGCAAGTGGTTGTATTGGAGGGGAAGAAACTACTACCCAAACAACAAGCTCTCCAACACAAACAACACCATCTAAAACCACTAGTTCTCCAACACAAACCCAGCATACAGGGCCAACTTATGAAGTAATTGAGACAGACAAAAGCGTTGTATTGGTTGGTCCAGAAGGAGCACAAATGCCGGCTTCCTTACCAAGTGGGAAGAAAATAATAAAAGTCACTTATGTGGTTGATGAAGCTAAGACTCTACCTATTGAAGAAATTCTAAAGATTGGAGAGGGCCTTATTAATCGTGCAATTTTTAGAAATACAACAGTAGACGCTCTTATTATTGCTGCAAGAAGAGAGACTAACCCTGAGATAAGAACCGAAATATTCAAGGCTCTCTATATTCTTGGAAATAGACTTATTCCTGAGATACCTATTGGACAACCTAAGCTAGTACGTGTATACTGGGAGTGGGTCAAGGGCAGGTACTATCACCCAACTCTTCGAAACGAGAGGTATGATCTCATATGGGAAGACCCCAACGCTCCAAGTGTCCCAATTGGAATCGGTGACTACAAGAACGACGCTCAAACCTATGTTATAGGTACCTTTGGATGGCCTAAAAGCTTTGACCCCGCTTGGACATATGAAACTTTTGGATGGGAAATCTTACATCAGATTGGCAATACTTTGGTTACTTACTGGAAGGAAGAAACCGAAAAAGTGACCCCCGACTTAGCTGTTGCTTGGGCTCACAACGAGGATGGTACTGAATGGTACTTCGTTATTAGAGGTGGAGTAGTTGCTTATGATCCGTGGAATGACAAGACATATCCGATTGATGCGACTGATGTGGCATTTAGCATCTGGCGTGTCCAAAGACTTGGCTATAGTGCCTCTTGGATGGTTAGTGACTTTATGGACGTTAGCAAGTCACAAGCCCTAACTGAGACAGAATTTGAGGAGGTTATTAAGAGCAAGAAACTTATCGCTGAATACAACGGAAAAACTGTCGAAGTTAAGTCCCTTCAAGACTTACTAAATGCATTTGGTTACAATGGAGAGACCGCTGGAGTTTACAAACTAGTACTTAAAGCACCATATGCGGCAATTCTCGGTATATTAGCAGATCCATTCCTCTCAGTAGTTCCAATGGAGTACCTTCTTGGTGACAAGTATGAAGAAGCATTGAAAGCCTCTAACAATGGAAAGAATCCTGATGCTTGGGAAGCATATGTAGAAGAAGGGGAACAAGACCCAACTCACCAACTCATGCATAAGAAGCCAGTTTTAACCGGGCCATTTTACGTTAAAGAGTACAAAGAAAACGCCTACATCGTGCTTGAACGCAATCCTTACTACTGGGACAAGAGCATAAAGCCTGGTCATGAGAGAGTTATTTACATTACAAACGATGACGCTGTGTCAAGACTTCAACTTTTCCAAACTGGAACTGTTGATCACGTTGAAATTCCACCTGAGAGAGTTAACGACGTTAAAGAGCTTGAATTCAAAGGCTTCAAATCAGTTGTTGACACTAGTATTCTAGACCCATCCATGCAATTCGTAATCCTCAACAATCACAAAGAACCATTTAACAATGTAAAGGTTAGACAAGCTTTGGCCTATGCCGTTCCATATGATCAAATCGCTCAAGTAGTTTACTCTGGATTACTCGAGAGGAACTGGGGCCACATACCAAAAGGATGGCCAGGATACACTGAATATGGGATTATCAAGTATGAGTATAACCCAGCTAAAACACAACAACTCTTGCAAGAGGCTGGGATCAACCCAAGCGACTATAAGATTGAAATTATCTATAACGCAGGGAATGCTGCTCGTGAGAAGATTGCAACCCTACTACAAAATGTATGGAGTCAACTTGGCTTCCAAGTTACAGTGGGAGCTTATGAGTGGCCAGTGTTCCTCAGCAAGGTCTACAAAGGAGAGTACGACGTTTGTGTACTTGGATGGGCCCCAGACTACCTTGATTCAGACAATTGGGTTGGACCAAGGCTTTACGGTAAAACAGAGTTCAGTAAGATTGAAGTTGAGGTAGTAGAGGGATCCTGA
- a CDS encoding Lrp/AsnC family transcriptional regulator, which translates to MVRAYILLTIEIGKVEKVIEEIKAIPGVLKADAVTGPYDAIVEIEASDLGELTRKILHDIHNIDGVIDTTTAIVVEAEE; encoded by the coding sequence ATGGTTAGGGCATACATTTTGTTGACAATCGAAATTGGAAAGGTTGAGAAGGTAATAGAAGAAATAAAAGCAATTCCGGGAGTTTTAAAAGCCGACGCTGTAACTGGCCCATATGATGCAATAGTTGAAATTGAAGCCTCAGACTTGGGAGAACTCACAAGAAAAATCCTACACGACATACACAACATAGATGGTGTAATTGACACAACAACTGCAATAGTTGTAGAAGCAGAAGAGTAA
- a CDS encoding signal recognition particle protein Srp19 encodes MGKFVIWANEIDARISRKYGREVPKNLAVENPNIDEIIDAARSLGITVVEVNKEALNPRLAGLEEELRVRGRIIVESKHGKSKTLKLIAQKVREFRKAHRKK; translated from the coding sequence ATGGGCAAGTTCGTAATATGGGCAAATGAGATAGATGCAAGGATTTCAAGGAAATACGGAAGGGAAGTTCCAAAGAACCTTGCGGTAGAAAATCCAAACATAGATGAAATAATAGACGCAGCCAGGAGTCTGGGTATTACCGTTGTGGAAGTCAATAAGGAAGCCCTCAATCCAAGACTTGCAGGATTAGAGGAGGAGTTGCGGGTTAGAGGTAGAATCATAGTCGAAAGCAAACATGGAAAATCAAAAACACTAAAACTAATAGCACAAAAGGTTAGAGAGTTTAGGAAAGCACACAGGAAGAAATGA
- a CDS encoding DUF257 family protein — METTSLAQFLRTHVSAGDLVIVEYPSTYPLENLVWGELVPSLSGHEILIDDFFGVGDLLFRDYIRKSPPEKYKLLMELTKRIKAIRIGPGRTSYASIVEEIPTTYDIPEFMKNYYDALTKISSPSTKIEYLMTLGISQYVYFGGDRALRAILFTRSMLPFEDWTSIYFVNSDIMNKQQIAIFRELASKVIKVKKEEHHYKLEIEE; from the coding sequence ATGGAAACGACATCACTTGCGCAGTTTTTAAGAACTCATGTTTCAGCTGGCGATCTCGTTATAGTAGAGTATCCCTCAACATATCCCTTGGAAAATTTGGTCTGGGGAGAGCTTGTTCCATCACTTTCCGGTCATGAGATTTTAATAGATGACTTTTTTGGTGTAGGTGATCTGTTGTTTAGGGACTATATAAGGAAAAGCCCTCCCGAAAAATACAAGCTCTTAATGGAATTAACAAAAAGGATAAAAGCAATAAGGATTGGACCAGGTAGGACAAGTTATGCTTCTATAGTTGAAGAAATACCAACAACGTATGACATTCCCGAATTTATGAAAAATTACTATGATGCTCTGACGAAAATCTCTTCTCCCTCAACAAAGATTGAGTATCTGATGACCCTCGGCATCTCCCAGTATGTCTACTTTGGGGGAGATAGGGCCCTTAGGGCAATTTTATTTACAAGAAGCATGCTCCCATTTGAAGATTGGACTTCTATTTATTTCGTGAACAGTGACATTATGAACAAGCAGCAAATCGCTATCTTTAGGGAGCTTGCAAGCAAGGTGATAAAAGTAAAAAAAGAAGAGCATCATTACAAGCTTGAGATAGAGGAGTAG
- a CDS encoding tRNA (adenine-N1)-methyltransferase: protein MIKKGDKVVLLDPRGKRYLITVKEGEFHTDLGKINLDELLGKEFGTSIESHKGYQFRVLKPRIVDYIDKMKRGPQIIHPKDAAQIVAFAGISPGDVIIEAGVGSGALTLFLANIIGPNGKIIGYEIREDFAKLAWRNIEWAGFADRVEIKLKNIYEGIDEENVDHIILDLPQPENVVEHAIKALKPGGFFVAYTPCINQVGRLYKKLREYRDHFTRPKTIECLVREQEVKEECIRPRTTMLAHTGYITFVRKR, encoded by the coding sequence ATGATAAAAAAAGGAGACAAAGTCGTGCTACTTGACCCCAGAGGAAAAAGATATCTTATAACCGTGAAAGAGGGAGAATTTCATACTGATTTGGGCAAAATAAATCTAGACGAGCTTTTGGGTAAAGAGTTTGGAACCTCTATAGAATCTCACAAAGGATATCAATTCAGGGTTCTTAAACCAAGAATAGTGGATTATATTGACAAGATGAAAAGGGGCCCACAAATAATTCATCCAAAAGACGCTGCTCAAATAGTAGCATTTGCCGGAATCTCTCCCGGAGACGTTATAATTGAAGCAGGAGTAGGGAGTGGAGCATTAACGCTTTTTTTGGCTAACATCATTGGTCCCAATGGAAAAATAATTGGTTACGAGATAAGAGAAGATTTTGCCAAGCTTGCCTGGAGAAACATCGAGTGGGCAGGCTTTGCAGATAGGGTTGAGATAAAGTTAAAAAACATCTATGAGGGGATTGATGAAGAGAACGTGGATCACATTATCCTAGACCTCCCACAGCCAGAAAACGTCGTAGAGCATGCGATAAAGGCGTTGAAGCCGGGAGGATTTTTTGTTGCATACACGCCTTGTATAAACCAGGTTGGCAGGTTGTATAAGAAGTTAAGAGAATACAGGGATCACTTTACGAGGCCAAAAACGATTGAATGTCTGGTGAGGGAGCAAGAAGTCAAGGAGGAGTGCATAAGACCAAGGACGACTATGCTGGCTCACACGGGTTATATAACCTTCGTTAGGAAAAGATAA
- a CDS encoding class I SAM-dependent methyltransferase: protein MSLEKILEEEDLGLEIIHPGGLEITKELAELCGVNEKSKVLDVACGTGESACFLAETFGCEVVGVDASPIMIEKAKKKAKERGLEGKTTFILADAHKLPFPDNTFDVVISECTLCLLNKEVALREMVRVVKPNGRVGIHDVAWKENTPKELKLKLKEIEGEEPETIEGWKRLFEKVGLVDIVVVDKSHLIPEWMREIEETSRTFGRAENILEDTQKRRTKRSEERLGVYEDI from the coding sequence ATGAGCCTAGAAAAGATTTTGGAGGAAGAGGATTTAGGACTCGAAATCATCCATCCCGGTGGGCTGGAGATCACCAAGGAGCTTGCGGAGCTCTGTGGCGTTAACGAGAAGTCCAAAGTTCTTGATGTGGCATGTGGTACTGGAGAAAGCGCTTGCTTTTTGGCGGAAACCTTTGGATGCGAGGTTGTAGGGGTTGATGCCTCCCCAATAATGATAGAAAAAGCAAAGAAAAAAGCAAAAGAGAGAGGATTAGAAGGGAAAACTACTTTTATACTCGCAGATGCCCACAAACTGCCTTTTCCAGATAATACCTTTGACGTTGTTATCTCTGAGTGCACCCTCTGCCTTCTCAATAAAGAGGTTGCATTAAGGGAGATGGTTCGTGTAGTTAAGCCAAATGGTCGTGTTGGCATACACGATGTTGCCTGGAAAGAGAACACACCTAAAGAGCTGAAGCTGAAACTTAAGGAAATTGAAGGAGAAGAACCTGAAACCATTGAGGGATGGAAAAGGCTTTTTGAGAAAGTTGGTCTCGTAGACATCGTTGTGGTTGATAAGTCCCACTTAATCCCTGAGTGGATGAGAGAGATTGAGGAAACAAGTCGGACTTTTGGGAGAGCTGAAAATATTCTTGAAGATACTCAAAAAAGAAGGACTAAAAGGTCTGAAGAACGCTTGGGAGTCTATGAAGATATTTGA
- a CDS encoding DUF7132 family protein, translating into MRTIEEKPIKLKVVRTRRGVILHMIEISKNHFFLEQNPLKDSKYGVAYRKIKNKFPEFYMFWEIKNNQYTGRLLVGSFLEKEEIDEFITLVAQTDEFKKFEHILEEIEEEEEETTP; encoded by the coding sequence ATGAGAACAATAGAAGAAAAGCCGATCAAGTTAAAAGTTGTAAGAACTAGAAGAGGTGTTATTCTCCACATGATAGAAATCTCAAAGAACCACTTCTTCCTTGAACAGAACCCTCTTAAAGATTCAAAATATGGAGTGGCATACAGAAAAATAAAGAACAAGTTCCCGGAGTTTTACATGTTCTGGGAAATCAAGAACAACCAATACACTGGAAGGCTTCTTGTAGGGTCTTTCCTTGAGAAAGAGGAAATAGATGAGTTCATAACGCTGGTTGCCCAGACAGATGAGTTCAAGAAATTTGAGCACATATTAGAAGAAATCGAAGAGGAGGAAGAGGAAACTACTCCTTAG
- a CDS encoding TldD/PmbA family protein, giving the protein MIEELIKILNRENIEWEIYWEIGRGSSFKIEKCELERAQRKYHSGIGLRVGYKGKQGFSYITGINHSKEDLERFVKKTIKLARVGEVKFYGFPEKKPIKKVSGIYDKRIAELEFEEALSMGRGISQKESELREKYGSNYTFSGRLAFGVAKDGIANSNGIELEEESTGMSFSVYVVKKDEKTGTGDYYKASRSMMDFEKELEVGLEKALQEAELSYKAKPMGAFEGEIVLEPHSVASVLELFISNLKGDNVYHKRSRFTRVGEKVASESFTLIDDATLEGKIVSYSFDGEGNPGQRTVLVGNGILENFLLDETYARLLGMKSTGNAVRDFRTPPHIGTSNIIVEGEEENLEDFEGVVIKKVFGEHTANPISGDFSLTIELGYIVKNGELIPFKDNMFVGNVFEFMNSIAAVGKKKEELGAFISPRVLGLGKIV; this is encoded by the coding sequence ATGATAGAGGAACTAATCAAAATCTTAAACCGCGAGAATATTGAGTGGGAAATTTACTGGGAGATTGGGAGAGGGAGCTCCTTTAAAATTGAGAAGTGTGAACTTGAGAGGGCTCAAAGGAAGTACCATTCTGGGATAGGGCTTAGAGTTGGATACAAAGGAAAGCAGGGATTCTCATACATAACCGGAATCAATCACTCAAAAGAAGATCTCGAGAGGTTTGTTAAAAAGACCATAAAGCTTGCAAGGGTCGGAGAGGTAAAGTTTTACGGCTTCCCTGAGAAGAAGCCGATCAAAAAGGTTAGTGGAATTTACGATAAGCGGATAGCGGAGCTGGAATTTGAAGAAGCCCTAAGTATGGGAAGAGGGATATCTCAGAAAGAGAGTGAGCTAAGAGAAAAATACGGAAGCAACTATACCTTTTCGGGAAGGCTGGCATTTGGCGTAGCAAAAGACGGCATAGCGAATTCAAACGGAATTGAACTAGAGGAAGAAAGTACAGGCATGAGTTTTAGTGTTTACGTCGTTAAGAAAGATGAAAAGACTGGAACCGGCGATTACTACAAGGCTTCAAGGTCTATGATGGACTTCGAGAAAGAGCTGGAAGTCGGGCTTGAAAAAGCCCTACAAGAAGCTGAGCTGAGCTATAAAGCAAAGCCCATGGGGGCTTTTGAAGGAGAAATAGTTTTGGAGCCCCATTCAGTCGCATCGGTTCTTGAACTGTTTATTTCAAACCTGAAAGGAGACAACGTGTACCATAAGCGGAGCAGGTTCACGAGGGTTGGAGAAAAGGTGGCAAGTGAATCGTTTACCCTTATAGATGACGCAACACTGGAGGGCAAAATAGTAAGTTATTCCTTTGATGGCGAAGGAAATCCGGGTCAAAGAACAGTCTTAGTTGGAAATGGAATATTGGAGAATTTCCTCCTGGATGAAACCTATGCAAGGCTTTTGGGAATGAAAAGCACGGGAAACGCTGTGAGAGACTTTAGAACGCCCCCACACATCGGCACGAGCAATATAATCGTAGAGGGAGAGGAAGAAAACCTTGAGGATTTTGAAGGAGTTGTAATAAAGAAGGTCTTCGGTGAGCACACTGCCAATCCCATTAGTGGAGATTTTTCGCTAACCATCGAGCTCGGCTACATCGTCAAAAACGGCGAGCTTATACCTTTTAAAGACAACATGTTTGTAGGGAACGTATTTGAGTTCATGAACTCCATAGCTGCTGTTGGAAAGAAAAAGGAGGAGCTTGGAGCTTTTATATCTCCCAGAGTGCTCGGCTTGGGGAAGATAGTGTGA
- a CDS encoding TldD/PmbA family protein — translation MEIEKLIKKAEELAEKYHVPYYEVRIARISATHIEMQNSHFEDISSNMEIGIGVRAFDGSWGFSSANDIRRAEKAIETAMKIAKATRGNSKIYIGDPIKDNAEIRVKKPSSEVDLEEKIAFLKELDSLLMGDNIPNRKIAYGDGTKEQFYFNSVGSEIRTIVPRIRLSFSVTAKKGDDMQTYWKVFGGTSGWEIIESLDLEYWASFVKNKAKELLDASLPPSGEFDVIIDPELAGVFIHEALGHAAEGDAVKNGESILEGKLGEKIAVEELTVVDDPTLKGKFGSYIYDDEGIKGRRVEIIKDGVLKEYLLDRETAAFFNLEPNGHGRAQSYNYQPLVRMSNTYIEPRDWSFEEMLEEVKNGLYLIGDKGGQVDIANGTFMFGAKEGYIIENGEIKTPIRDVALSGKILDVLKNIRAIGKDLKIEFPGYCGKGQWVSVDDGGPHVLTRALVGGLL, via the coding sequence ATGGAGATCGAAAAGTTAATCAAAAAAGCCGAAGAGCTGGCGGAAAAATACCATGTGCCTTACTATGAGGTCAGAATAGCCAGAATAAGCGCAACCCACATTGAGATGCAGAATTCTCACTTCGAAGACATTTCCTCAAACATGGAGATAGGTATTGGCGTTAGGGCTTTTGACGGCTCTTGGGGCTTCTCTTCAGCAAACGACATAAGGAGAGCAGAAAAAGCAATAGAGACCGCAATGAAAATTGCAAAAGCCACAAGGGGAAATTCGAAGATATATATTGGAGATCCAATTAAGGACAATGCAGAAATTAGGGTTAAGAAGCCTTCTTCTGAAGTAGATCTGGAAGAAAAAATAGCCTTTTTAAAAGAACTGGACTCTCTTCTAATGGGCGATAACATACCAAACAGAAAGATAGCCTATGGGGATGGAACAAAGGAGCAGTTTTATTTTAATTCTGTCGGAAGCGAGATCAGAACGATCGTTCCCAGAATTCGCTTGAGTTTCTCGGTCACCGCAAAGAAGGGCGACGACATGCAGACCTATTGGAAAGTTTTTGGAGGTACTTCGGGATGGGAAATTATAGAGAGTCTGGACTTAGAGTACTGGGCTTCTTTTGTTAAAAATAAAGCAAAGGAGCTTTTGGACGCTTCTCTACCCCCCTCCGGTGAGTTTGATGTAATAATCGACCCAGAACTTGCGGGAGTTTTTATCCACGAAGCCCTTGGACACGCGGCAGAAGGTGATGCAGTTAAAAATGGCGAAAGCATACTGGAAGGGAAGCTCGGAGAGAAGATAGCCGTTGAGGAGCTTACCGTTGTAGATGACCCAACTTTGAAAGGAAAGTTCGGCTCTTACATTTACGATGACGAGGGAATCAAGGGGAGAAGGGTTGAAATCATAAAAGACGGGGTCTTGAAGGAATATCTCCTCGACAGAGAAACAGCTGCTTTCTTCAATTTAGAGCCAAATGGGCACGGAAGAGCTCAGAGCTACAACTATCAGCCCCTGGTTAGAATGAGCAACACTTACATAGAGCCCAGAGACTGGAGTTTTGAGGAGATGCTCGAGGAGGTTAAAAACGGACTGTACCTCATAGGGGACAAAGGAGGGCAGGTAGATATAGCAAACGGCACCTTTATGTTCGGTGCTAAGGAAGGCTATATAATCGAGAACGGGGAGATAAAAACACCAATAAGGGACGTTGCGCTCTCAGGCAAGATTCTGGATGTCCTCAAAAATATAAGGGCAATTGGAAAAGACCTTAAAATCGAGTTTCCCGGCTATTGTGGAAAGGGACAGTGGGTCTCGGTCGATGATGGAGGTCCGCATGTTTTAACACGGGCATTAGTGGGAGGTCTCCTCTAA
- the gcvPB gene encoding aminomethyl-transferring glycine dehydrogenase subunit GcvPB produces MFRQAKWDEPLIFELSKPGRVGFTLPEPIEDVEVQIPEKLRRKSLELPEVSEPEVVKHYTRLSEMNYGVDSGIYPLGSCTMKYNPKINEEFANHPKVAFIHPYQDQRTVQGALQIMWELEQWLKEITGMDRFTLQPAAGANGEFTGVMIMRAYHLDRGETQRDEIIVPDSAHGTNPASAAMAGFRVIEIPSNEQGMVDLEALENAVSERTAGIMLTNPNTLGIFEEDILEIAKIVHKAGGLLYYDGANLNGILGKVRPGDMGFDIVHINLHKTFSTPHGGGGPGAGPVGVKKHLVDYLPVPLVDFDGEKYYLNYDVPKSIGKVKEFYGNFTVLVRALTYLKIMGRDGLREAAEVAVLNANYLAQKLKGTRGYELPHKELRKHEVVFSAEPMRKETGVKALDVAKRLLDFGLHAPTIYFPLIVHEALMIEPTETVSKEELDAYVEALKKISEEAYTNPEIVKSAPHNTAVKRVDDVLATKKPIVTWRMYKELKKKGEVDY; encoded by the coding sequence ATGTTCAGGCAGGCTAAATGGGACGAACCCTTGATTTTTGAACTCTCAAAACCGGGAAGAGTTGGATTTACCCTCCCCGAGCCTATCGAAGACGTTGAGGTTCAAATCCCAGAGAAGTTGAGGAGAAAAAGCCTTGAACTCCCTGAAGTTAGTGAACCTGAGGTCGTCAAACACTATACAAGGCTAAGCGAAATGAACTATGGCGTTGACTCGGGCATTTATCCACTTGGCTCTTGTACCATGAAATACAACCCCAAGATAAATGAGGAGTTTGCAAACCACCCGAAAGTTGCCTTTATTCACCCGTACCAAGATCAAAGGACGGTTCAAGGTGCTTTACAGATAATGTGGGAGCTTGAGCAGTGGCTTAAAGAGATCACAGGAATGGATCGCTTTACCCTGCAGCCCGCGGCTGGAGCGAATGGAGAGTTCACTGGAGTTATGATAATGAGAGCATACCACCTCGACAGGGGAGAGACCCAGAGGGATGAAATAATAGTCCCGGACTCAGCCCACGGTACAAACCCTGCATCGGCCGCGATGGCTGGCTTTAGAGTTATAGAAATTCCCTCAAACGAGCAAGGTATGGTCGATTTAGAGGCTCTGGAAAATGCGGTAAGCGAAAGGACAGCGGGAATAATGCTCACAAACCCCAACACTCTGGGAATATTCGAAGAAGACATTTTGGAGATAGCGAAAATAGTCCACAAAGCCGGCGGACTGCTCTACTATGACGGTGCTAACTTAAACGGAATTCTCGGTAAAGTAAGGCCCGGAGACATGGGCTTTGACATCGTCCACATAAACCTTCACAAGACGTTTTCAACACCTCACGGAGGAGGCGGTCCTGGAGCAGGGCCCGTGGGAGTAAAGAAGCACCTCGTGGACTACTTGCCAGTTCCACTAGTTGACTTCGACGGAGAGAAGTACTACCTCAACTACGACGTTCCAAAGAGCATAGGGAAGGTCAAGGAGTTCTATGGAAACTTTACGGTGCTTGTTAGAGCGCTCACGTATCTTAAGATCATGGGAAGAGACGGGCTTAGGGAAGCCGCGGAGGTTGCAGTGCTCAATGCCAATTACCTCGCACAAAAGCTAAAGGGCACGAGGGGATACGAGTTGCCTCACAAAGAGCTCAGAAAACACGAGGTAGTATTTTCAGCGGAGCCCATGAGAAAAGAAACAGGAGTCAAGGCCTTAGACGTTGCCAAGAGGTTGCTCGACTTTGGATTGCACGCTCCAACGATTTACTTCCCATTAATAGTGCACGAAGCGTTGATGATTGAACCAACAGAAACTGTCAGTAAGGAAGAGCTCGATGCCTACGTTGAGGCGCTTAAGAAGATCAGCGAAGAAGCCTACACCAATCCAGAAATAGTCAAGAGTGCTCCGCACAATACAGCAGTTAAAAGAGTTGACGATGTCCTTGCAACTAAAAAGCCAATTGTAACGTGGAGGATGTACAAAGAGCTCAAGAAAAAGGGAGAAGTTGATTATTGA
- the gcvPA gene encoding aminomethyl-transferring glycine dehydrogenase subunit GcvPA: MGKHYIPNSAHKEEMLREIGFKSIEDLFSDIPKGVVQEFNLPEGKSEYEVFLEMNEILNKNKTVLEMPTFLGAGAYFHYVPAHVKHLIERSEFITSYTPYQAEISQGMLQALFEYQSLIGELVGLEIVNASMYDWGTALGEAARMAARVKRKNKFVVPRHIHPERKMVLETFVKGAGIEIEYVKWNEKGQMDLEELKEKAKDAAGVYVELPNFFGIIEEQIKEIGEIAHENDALFVVGVDPTILGIVEAPGNLGADIVVGEASFLGSALNFGGPRAGIFAIKNDKALIRQMPGRIIGMTKDAEGKRAFVMTLQTREQHIRRAKATSNICSNEALVAVAAAIHLASLGPKGLEKLGEIILKNTAYFKKRLSEVAEIPFDAVNFKDVPATFEIPYEVIHEKLLERGIHGGFYLKPYFPELGETALLAVTETTRREWVEALVKNVKEILDEAEL, from the coding sequence ATGGGTAAGCACTACATCCCAAACTCAGCACACAAGGAAGAGATGCTCAGAGAAATTGGGTTTAAAAGCATTGAAGACCTTTTCTCTGATATCCCAAAAGGCGTTGTCCAGGAGTTCAATCTTCCAGAAGGCAAAAGCGAATACGAAGTTTTCCTTGAAATGAACGAAATTCTCAACAAAAACAAGACCGTCCTTGAAATGCCAACTTTTCTTGGTGCTGGAGCTTATTTCCACTACGTGCCGGCTCATGTGAAGCACCTCATAGAAAGAAGCGAGTTCATAACCTCCTATACCCCATACCAAGCGGAGATAAGCCAAGGAATGCTGCAAGCACTTTTCGAATACCAGAGCTTGATTGGGGAACTTGTAGGCTTGGAGATTGTAAATGCCTCAATGTATGACTGGGGAACTGCCTTAGGTGAAGCAGCCAGAATGGCGGCTAGGGTTAAAAGAAAGAACAAATTCGTGGTTCCAAGGCACATTCATCCGGAGAGAAAAATGGTTCTAGAGACCTTCGTGAAGGGAGCGGGCATAGAAATAGAATACGTAAAATGGAACGAGAAAGGACAGATGGATCTTGAAGAATTAAAGGAGAAAGCAAAAGACGCCGCCGGAGTCTATGTTGAGCTCCCCAACTTCTTCGGAATAATTGAAGAGCAGATAAAAGAAATCGGAGAAATCGCCCATGAAAACGATGCACTCTTTGTAGTCGGTGTTGACCCAACGATTTTAGGCATAGTAGAGGCTCCAGGCAACTTGGGAGCGGACATTGTAGTGGGAGAAGCATCATTTCTCGGAAGTGCACTGAACTTTGGAGGTCCCAGAGCTGGAATATTTGCCATCAAGAACGATAAAGCACTGATAAGGCAAATGCCAGGAAGGATTATAGGGATGACAAAGGATGCAGAAGGTAAGAGAGCTTTTGTGATGACGCTCCAGACGAGAGAACAGCACATAAGGAGGGCTAAAGCCACATCGAATATATGTTCAAACGAAGCCCTTGTGGCAGTTGCGGCTGCGATTCACCTTGCTTCCCTCGGACCGAAAGGGCTTGAGAAGCTTGGAGAGATAATCCTAAAGAACACCGCGTACTTCAAGAAGAGGCTGAGCGAGGTTGCCGAAATACCGTTTGATGCTGTTAACTTCAAAGACGTCCCGGCAACATTTGAGATTCCCTACGAAGTTATTCACGAGAAGCTACTTGAGAGAGGAATACACGGCGGCTTCTATCTAAAACCATACTTCCCAGAGCTCGGCGAGACCGCTCTGCTGGCAGTGACCGAAACAACGAGAAGAGAGTGGGTAGAGGCTCTTGTGAAAAACGTCAAAGAAATACTAGACGAGGCTGAGCTGTGA